In Monodelphis domestica isolate mMonDom1 chromosome 4, mMonDom1.pri, whole genome shotgun sequence, one DNA window encodes the following:
- the LOC100018892 gene encoding olfactory receptor 51G2-like — protein MTSNHTTSQLPAFLLLGIPWREDIHKWLSIPFFFLYLAAALGNGAILVAVARNPSLREPMHCFLSMLAVTDLALSGTTLPTTLGLLWFGISQVAFDVCLAQMFFIHVASVAESSVLLAMAVDRWAAIACPLRYSALLTHRVVAKVGLAVLVRSALTLLPLPFLLLRLTYNEQRRLTHSFCFHPDIMKLARNETEVNVHYGLFVILSTAGIDSILIILSYMPIAKVILGLGSWEERVRAARTCVSHVAAVLVFFVPMIGLSVMHRFGSHGPLPLALVAYTYLLVPPALNPVIYSIKFQCIWKTLLRLCFYQPRAPRWAASPPPTHAGHKSLPIACSKRYSVQIIQMESSQLENSQSDERGIRLVFGDDQV, from the coding sequence ATGACATCCAACCACACAACTTCCCAATTGCCAGCCTTTCTCCTGCTTGGGATACCCTGGAGAGAAGATATCCACAAGTGGCtctctattcctttcttcttcctctacctTGCAGCTGCTCTAGGCAATGGTGCCATACTTGTGGCAGTGGCCCGGAATCCATCACTCCGTGAACCCATGCATTGTTTCCTCTCCATGCTTGCTGTCACTGACCTGGCATTATCAGGCACCACACTACCTACCACATTAGGCTTGTTGTGGTTTGGTATCAGTCAGGTGGCCTTTGATGTTTGCTTGGCCCAAATGTTTTTCATCCATGTTGCCTCAGTGGCAGAGTCATCAGTGCTGCTAGCCATGGCAGTAGACCGATGGGCTGCCATTGCCTGTCCACTGCGGTATTCTGCTCTCTTGACTCACCGAGTGGTTGCAAAGGTAGGACTGGCTGTGTTGGTCCGTTCAGCCCTCACTTTGCTACCCTTGCCATTCTTGCTACTCAGGTTGACTTATAATGAGCAACGGAGGCTTACCCACTCTTTCTGCTTCCATCCAGATATCATGAAGCTGGCACGTAATGAAACTGAAGTCAACGTTCATTATGGTCTCTTTGTTATCTTGTCTACAGCTGGTATTGACTCAATCCTCATTATTCTCTCCTATATGCCTATAGCAAAGGTGATTCTGGGCTTAGGGTCATGGGAAGAGAGGGTGAGAGCAGCAAGGACCTGTGTGAGCCATGTGGCTGCTGTCCTAGTGTTTTTTGTGCCCATGATTGGACTTTCAGTCATGCATCGTTTTGGGAGTCATGGTCCACTGCCTCTGGCTTTGGTGGCCTACACCTACCTCCTGGTGCCACCTGCTCTCAACCCTGTCATCTATAGTATCAAGTTTCAATGCATCTGGAAGACTCTGCTCAGGCTCTGCTTCTACCAGCCTAGAGCCCCAAGGTGGGCAGCATCTCCACCTCCCACCCATGCTGGACATAAATCTCTCCCAATTGCATGCTCCAAGAGATACTCTGTTCAGATAATTCAAATGGAGTCCTCACAATTGGAGAATTCCCAGTCTGATGAAAGAGGCATCAGACTAGTCTTTGGGGATGATCAAGTATGA
- the LOC100018857 gene encoding olfactory receptor 51G2-like has product MSLPKSHDNSSFFQPSAFLLIGIPGMEAVHGWVSIPFCSMYTLALTGNCLILLAVKRTPSLHQPMYYFLSMLSLTDLGLTLCTLPTTLAVLWFDYRRIAFDACLTQMFFLHSFSVVESSVLLAMSFDRFVAISNPLRYASVLTNSAIGRIGMAIVTRATVSLFPVPFLLKRLNFCPGKVYLSHSFCFHADMMKRACADITVNILYGLYVVLSTAVVDSLLIALSYGLILHTVMGLASRRERVRALNTCVSHILAVLVFYIPVIGVSIIHRFGRHAPPIVHALVAYVYLVVPPVLNPIIYSVKSKHIREALIKMLKKKDQG; this is encoded by the coding sequence atGTCTCTTCCCAAATCCCATGACAACAGTTCCTTCTTCCAACCATCAGCTTTCCTGCTAATTGGCATCCCAGGCATGGAAGCTGTACATGGATGGGTCTCCATCCCCTTCTGTTCCATGTATACTCTGGCTCTCACAGGCAACTGCCTGATCCTGCTAGCTGTGAAAAGAACTCCCAGCCTGCATCAGCCCATGTATTACTTCCTGTCCATGTTGTCTCTCACTGACTTGGGACTCACTTTGTGCACACTTCCCACCACCCTGGCTGTGCTATGGTTTGACTATCGACGCATAGCCTTTGATGCCTGCTTGACCCAGATGtttttcctccattctttctctgttGTGGAATCTTCAGTGCTGCTAGCCATGTCTTTTGACCGTTTTGTGGCCATCTCCAACCCACTGCGCTATGCATCTGTCCTTACCAACAGTGCCATTGGCAGGATTGGAATGGCTATTGTGACTCGTGCTACTGTTTCTCTCTTCCCTGTGCCTTTCCTGCTGAAGAGGCTGAACTTCTGCCCCGGGAAAGTCTATCTTTCCCACTCATTTTGCTTTCATGCGGACATGATGAAGAGGGCCTGTGCTGACATCACTGTCAACATACTATATGGGCTCTATGTCGTGCTGTCCACTGCAGTTGTGGATTCCTTACTAATTGCTCTCTCCTATGGACTCATATTACATACTGTAATGGGTTTAGCTTCTCGAAGAGAACGGGTTCGGGCCCTCAACACGTGTGTTTCCCATATTTTAGCTGTTCTGGTCTTCTATATCCCAGTAATTGGAGTGTCCATTATCCACCGCTTTGGTAGACATGCACCCCCCATTGTGCATGCCCTTGTTGCATATGTCTACTTAGTAGTGCCCCCTGTGCTCAATCCAATCATCTACAGTGTCAAATCCAAGCACATTCGAGAGGCACTGATCAAGATGTTAAAGAAGAAGGATCagggttga